A window of Leptotrichia wadei contains these coding sequences:
- a CDS encoding glycosyltransferase family 4 protein, which yields MIVVKVLLYSEGKSSFSKSGVGQALNHQVEALGANNIEITQDPEDDYDLAHINTVALKSYEVLKQAKKKGKPVIYHTHTTYEDFRGSIKGSYVLSPIIKFWTKKLYNEADYLISPSEYTKNLIKSKYLEKEKEIRVISNGVNINKFNKNEVLKQKFLNEYKSVYDINKPLIITAGLPFERKGIKDFVKVAQECSDYQFLWFGSSSVKSMLPDKIQKIIENPPENLIFPGYVDTDILIGAFSAAKAFLFMTYEENEGIVVLEALSAKLPLVVRDIPVYEGWLENGKTCFKARTNEEFCQKIRNIVENNVENLDEITETAYNIAVERDLLNIGKKYKEYYEYILNQKNR from the coding sequence ATGATAGTCGTGAAAGTTTTACTATATTCAGAGGGGAAAAGTTCCTTCAGCAAATCCGGCGTTGGACAAGCCTTAAATCATCAGGTAGAAGCCCTTGGAGCAAATAATATTGAAATTACGCAGGATCCTGAAGATGATTATGATTTGGCACATATAAATACAGTTGCATTAAAATCTTATGAAGTATTAAAGCAGGCTAAGAAAAAAGGGAAGCCTGTAATTTATCATACACATACGACTTATGAGGATTTTCGTGGAAGTATAAAGGGAAGTTATGTTCTATCACCAATTATAAAGTTCTGGACGAAAAAATTATATAATGAAGCAGATTATTTAATTTCTCCATCAGAATATACAAAAAATCTTATAAAATCGAAATATTTGGAAAAAGAAAAGGAAATCAGAGTAATTTCAAATGGTGTAAATATAAATAAATTTAATAAAAATGAAGTTTTAAAACAAAAATTTCTAAACGAATACAAATCAGTATATGACATAAATAAACCGCTAATTATAACGGCTGGACTGCCTTTTGAAAGAAAAGGGATAAAGGACTTTGTAAAAGTGGCGCAAGAATGTAGTGACTACCAGTTTCTGTGGTTTGGCTCATCAAGTGTAAAATCAATGCTGCCTGACAAAATACAGAAAATCATTGAGAATCCACCAGAAAATCTGATTTTCCCAGGATATGTCGATACGGATATTTTAATAGGCGCATTCAGTGCCGCAAAAGCCTTCTTATTTATGACTTATGAGGAAAATGAGGGAATTGTGGTGCTGGAGGCGCTTTCAGCAAAATTACCGCTTGTAGTAAGGGACATTCCTGTGTATGAGGGTTGGCTAGAAAATGGAAAAACATGCTTTAAGGCTAGGACTAACGAAGAATTCTGCCAAAAAATAAGGAATATTGTGGAAAACAATGTGGAAAACTTGGATGAAATTACAGAAACTGCCTATAATATTGCAGTAGAAAGGGATTTGTTAAATATAGGGAAAAAATATAAAGAATACTATGAATATATATTAAATCAAAAAAATAGATAA
- a CDS encoding B12-binding domain-containing radical SAM protein translates to MKVKMILPALTEAESPFWRPVKYSLFPPLGLATLAGYFSEDDEIDLQDQHVEKLNLEDYPDLVIIQVYITNAYRSYKLADYYRKKGSYVVLGGLHVTSLPEEALEHADTIMIGPGEDIFPKFLQDFKNRNPQKMYISTHRTLIGAPPARRDLIKRNKYLVPNSIVVTRGCPHHCDFCYKDAFYQNGKSFYTQLVDDALKEIDRLPGRHLYFLDDHLLGNPKFAAELFEGMKGMNRLFQGAATVDSILTGDLIEKAAQAGLRSLFVGFETFSPENLKSSNKNQNLKRNYEKAVNRLHSLGIMINGSFVFGLDYDDKDVFKRTVEWGVKNAITTSTYHILTPYPGTRLFKRMEDESRIITKNWDLYDTRHVVYKTRNMTADEIEQGYNWAYKEFYKWSNIFKASGNHEISKHKLKHFFYTAGWKKFEPFWNFIIKTKHLNNMTPVLESILSNVRKNK, encoded by the coding sequence ATGAAAGTAAAAATGATACTGCCTGCTCTTACAGAAGCTGAAAGCCCATTCTGGCGTCCTGTCAAATACTCGTTATTCCCTCCATTGGGACTGGCAACACTCGCAGGGTATTTTTCAGAAGATGATGAAATTGATTTGCAGGACCAGCATGTAGAAAAGTTAAACTTAGAAGATTATCCTGACCTGGTTATTATTCAAGTGTATATTACAAATGCTTACAGATCTTATAAATTAGCCGATTATTACAGAAAAAAGGGCAGTTACGTAGTATTAGGAGGACTTCATGTGACTTCATTGCCTGAAGAGGCGCTGGAACATGCCGACACTATAATGATTGGACCGGGAGAAGATATTTTTCCTAAATTTTTACAGGACTTTAAAAACAGAAATCCACAAAAAATGTATATTTCTACACACAGAACATTAATTGGAGCCCCTCCTGCACGAAGAGACTTGATAAAAAGGAATAAATATCTTGTACCAAATTCTATCGTTGTAACTAGAGGCTGTCCTCATCATTGTGATTTTTGCTACAAAGACGCTTTTTACCAGAATGGAAAATCATTTTATACTCAGCTTGTCGATGATGCGCTAAAAGAAATTGACAGGCTGCCAGGAAGACACCTATACTTTTTAGATGACCATTTATTAGGAAATCCTAAATTTGCCGCGGAACTTTTTGAAGGAATGAAAGGAATGAACAGGCTGTTTCAAGGTGCAGCAACAGTTGACTCAATACTTACGGGAGATTTAATAGAAAAGGCTGCTCAAGCCGGATTAAGAAGTCTTTTTGTAGGATTTGAAACATTTTCTCCAGAAAATCTAAAATCCAGCAATAAAAATCAGAATTTAAAAAGAAACTATGAAAAAGCAGTAAACAGGCTTCATTCGTTGGGAATTATGATAAACGGGAGCTTTGTATTTGGATTGGATTACGATGACAAGGACGTCTTTAAAAGAACTGTTGAATGGGGAGTAAAAAACGCCATAACAACTTCTACTTACCATATTCTAACGCCTTATCCAGGAACAAGGCTGTTCAAGCGGATGGAAGATGAAAGCCGAATAATAACAAAAAATTGGGATTTATACGATACAAGACATGTTGTCTACAAAACTAGAAATATGACTGCCGATGAAATTGAACAGGGCTATAACTGGGCATATAAGGAATTCTACAAATGGTCAAATATATTTAAAGCAAGCGGAAATCATGAAATATCCAAACATAAGTTAAAACACTTTTTTTATACTGCTGGCTGGAAAAAATTTGAGCCTTTCTGGAATTTCATAATAAAAACTAAACACTTAAACAATATGACTCCCGTGCTTGAAAGCATACTAAGCAATGTCAGAAAAAATAAATAA
- the rsmI gene encoding 16S rRNA (cytidine(1402)-2'-O)-methyltransferase produces MFYVVGTPIGNLEDMTFRAIKTLKEVDYIFAEDTRVTKKLLTHYEIEKTVYQYHEHNKLHQITNIINLLKDQKEIALVTDAGTPCISDPGFELVNEVLKAGIKVIGIPGASSIVTGASISGLDMRRMAYEGFLPKKKGRQTLFNKLKEEERTIVILESPNRILKTLKDVREYLGERYIVITRELTKIYEEIIRGNVSEIIGKLEKKPIKGEIVLFIRAINDDGIYLKNKNIE; encoded by the coding sequence ATGTTTTATGTTGTTGGTACACCAATTGGGAATTTAGAAGATATGACTTTTAGAGCGATAAAAACTCTAAAAGAAGTTGATTATATTTTTGCAGAAGATACGAGAGTTACAAAAAAGCTTCTTACCCACTATGAGATTGAAAAAACGGTGTATCAATACCATGAACATAATAAACTTCATCAAATCACAAATATCATCAATCTTTTAAAAGATCAAAAAGAAATTGCGCTTGTAACAGATGCTGGAACACCGTGCATTTCAGATCCTGGCTTTGAGTTAGTAAATGAAGTTTTGAAAGCTGGAATAAAAGTCATTGGAATACCTGGAGCTTCGTCAATTGTTACGGGAGCGAGCATTTCGGGATTAGATATGCGAAGAATGGCTTATGAAGGATTTTTACCAAAGAAAAAAGGAAGACAAACACTTTTTAATAAATTAAAGGAAGAAGAAAGAACCATTGTAATTTTAGAATCTCCCAACAGAATTTTAAAAACTTTAAAGGATGTAAGGGAATATTTGGGAGAACGGTATATTGTAATTACAAGAGAACTTACTAAAATTTATGAAGAAATAATTCGCGGAAATGTTTCTGAAATTATTGGAAAATTGGAAAAAAAGCCAATAAAGGGAGAAATTGTTTTATTTATAAGAGCTATAAATGATGATGGCATTTATTTAAAAAATAAAAATATAGAGTAA
- a CDS encoding glycosyltransferase family 4 protein yields MRIGIFTDTYRPQVNGVVSSIMTLEKELRKLGHKVYIITTTDPDAPQVEPNVLRLPSMEFKPLPQYRLGMIYSAKIIKKIKRLELDIIHSQTEWGVGTFARFAAINLEIPLVHTYHTLYEYYTHYIFGSRFVKAGKKIAAAISKFYCEKCNALIVPTRKVEDILYSYGVDKTMNIIPTGLELDKFYRGNYSEEDLRFMRESFGIDENEFLCVYIGRIAEEKSIDLLIDMFSKIKDEKFKFMIVGRGRILDDLKKQAEKLGISDRVIFTGEVPHDKVAAYYQMGDVFLNASVSETQGLTFVEAMAAKTPVVARYDLNLEDLLVKNEAGLVYRNEKEFIDSIMLLKENKEFREKIIENAFVASQDYTAQKFGERVEAVYKKTIEEYDSRESFTIFRGEKFLQQIRRWTSLKSSGRSPWSK; encoded by the coding sequence ATGAGAATTGGAATATTTACAGATACATACAGACCTCAAGTAAATGGAGTTGTAAGTTCGATTATGACGCTTGAAAAAGAGCTTAGAAAGTTGGGGCATAAGGTGTATATTATTACTACGACTGATCCTGATGCACCTCAGGTAGAACCTAATGTCTTGAGGCTTCCAAGTATGGAATTTAAGCCGTTGCCACAGTATAGGTTAGGGATGATTTATTCGGCAAAAATAATAAAAAAAATAAAAAGGCTGGAGCTAGATATTATTCATTCACAGACAGAATGGGGAGTAGGGACATTTGCGAGATTTGCTGCAATTAATTTGGAAATACCGCTTGTTCATACTTACCATACATTGTATGAATATTATACGCATTATATTTTTGGATCAAGATTTGTTAAAGCTGGAAAAAAAATTGCGGCTGCGATTAGTAAGTTTTATTGTGAAAAATGTAATGCCTTGATTGTTCCTACAAGAAAAGTTGAGGATATTTTATATTCTTATGGTGTGGATAAGACAATGAATATCATTCCAACTGGACTGGAACTGGATAAATTTTATCGTGGAAATTATTCTGAAGAAGATTTGAGATTTATGAGGGAAAGTTTTGGAATTGATGAAAATGAATTTCTTTGTGTGTATATTGGACGGATTGCCGAAGAGAAAAGTATAGATTTGTTAATTGATATGTTTTCTAAAATTAAGGATGAAAAATTTAAGTTTATGATTGTTGGTCGTGGAAGAATTTTAGATGATTTGAAAAAACAGGCTGAAAAACTGGGAATATCTGATAGAGTTATATTCACTGGGGAAGTGCCGCATGATAAAGTTGCTGCATATTATCAGATGGGAGATGTTTTTTTAAATGCGAGCGTATCGGAAACGCAAGGACTTACATTTGTTGAGGCAATGGCGGCTAAGACGCCTGTTGTTGCGAGGTATGACTTGAATTTGGAAGACTTGCTTGTAAAAAATGAAGCGGGGCTTGTTTATAGAAATGAAAAGGAATTTATTGATTCTATAATGCTTTTAAAGGAAAATAAGGAATTTAGAGAAAAAATTATTGAAAATGCTTTTGTTGCTTCACAAGATTATACAGCCCAAAAATTTGGGGAAAGAGTGGAAGCAGTTTATAAAAAAACAATAGAGGAGTATGATAGTCGTGAAAGTTTTACTATATTCAGAGGGGAAAAGTTCCTTCAGCAAATCCGGCGTTGGACAAGCCTTAAATCATCAGGTAGAAGCCCTTGGAGCAAATAA
- a CDS encoding S41 family peptidase: MKKNKIVQTVLGLVLVSMPLFAATTIVKTSRNDKDTSAGYTKDATELNRIVDVINIIENNFVGKEATPSKNDLYEGAVAGVVSRLKDPYSEYLSKADLNDFSEDMDGEYVGVGMTISKKKGEPLEVVSPFIGSPAEKVGIKIKDKITKVDGKDILPLTANETVKLLKGKEGTKVDVEVVREGKKDPMKFTLTRAKIKLEMVESKMLENNIGYVSLLKFGNHVGAEVEKAIKDLQAKGMKGLILDLRSNPGGSLQEAQDIASLFVKEDLIVYLKYKNGQQRNYNRTLKNLGNFPLIVLTNKGSASASEIVTGAIKDYKRGTIIGEKTFGKGIVQQVIPLRTEDAIKLTIAQYFTPKGNYIHEKGIEPDIEVKMEELLALKGYSNDGEQARKNREKEIEEILTKDKGKEEAAKIISAGDVQLKRAIQEMNKKINGTGKRK, from the coding sequence ATGAAAAAAAACAAAATAGTACAGACAGTATTGGGACTTGTATTGGTAAGTATGCCTTTATTTGCAGCAACTACTATAGTAAAGACATCGAGAAATGATAAGGATACAAGTGCTGGGTATACAAAAGATGCAACAGAATTGAACAGAATTGTAGATGTAATAAATATTATTGAAAATAATTTTGTTGGAAAGGAAGCTACTCCAAGTAAAAATGATCTTTATGAAGGTGCAGTTGCAGGAGTTGTAAGCAGATTGAAGGATCCTTATTCAGAATATTTGTCTAAAGCAGATCTTAATGACTTTTCAGAAGATATGGATGGTGAATATGTTGGAGTTGGAATGACTATCAGTAAGAAAAAAGGAGAACCTCTTGAAGTTGTTTCGCCATTTATTGGAAGTCCTGCTGAAAAAGTTGGAATTAAAATAAAAGATAAAATTACAAAAGTCGACGGGAAAGATATTTTACCGCTTACAGCAAATGAAACTGTAAAACTTTTGAAGGGTAAAGAAGGTACAAAAGTTGATGTGGAAGTAGTTAGGGAAGGTAAAAAAGATCCAATGAAATTCACTTTGACAAGAGCCAAAATTAAATTGGAAATGGTAGAAAGCAAAATGCTTGAAAATAATATTGGTTATGTAAGTCTTTTGAAATTTGGAAATCATGTTGGAGCAGAAGTTGAAAAGGCTATAAAAGATTTACAGGCTAAAGGAATGAAAGGATTAATTTTGGATTTACGTTCTAATCCAGGAGGATCACTTCAAGAAGCACAAGATATAGCTTCACTTTTTGTAAAGGAAGACTTAATTGTTTACTTGAAATACAAAAATGGACAACAAAGAAACTATAATAGAACTTTAAAAAATCTTGGTAATTTCCCATTAATTGTACTGACAAATAAAGGAAGTGCAAGTGCTTCAGAAATTGTAACAGGTGCAATAAAAGATTACAAACGTGGAACAATTATTGGAGAAAAAACATTTGGAAAAGGAATTGTGCAACAAGTCATACCTTTGAGAACTGAAGATGCAATAAAACTTACTATTGCTCAATATTTCACACCAAAAGGAAATTATATTCATGAAAAAGGTATTGAACCTGATATAGAGGTTAAAATGGAAGAATTATTGGCTTTAAAAGGTTATTCAAATGACGGTGAACAAGCTAGAAAAAATAGAGAAAAAGAAATTGAAGAAATATTAACAAAAGATAAAGGTAAAGAAGAAGCAGCTAAAATTATTTCGGCAGGAGATGTTCAGTTAAAGAGAGCAATTCAAGAAATGAATAAAAAAATAAATGGAACAGGAAAAAGAAAATAG
- the ylqF gene encoding ribosome biogenesis GTPase YlqF, which yields MNINWYPGHMKKTKDLIVENLKIIDVVIEILDARIPISSKNPDISKLANNKKKIIVLNKVDLIDSKELKNWEDYFLKNNFSDYFVALSVEKGTNFNELRKITDKIYAEKLEKMKKKGLRKTEVRAMIVGIPNVGKSKFINKFVNKNKARVGNTPGFTRGKQWIKIDEKLELLDTPGVLWPKFEDDEVAYNLAITGSIKDNVLQLEQVAMKFLDKLKDLGKIDNLVKVYNLEEYITNEEILEFENHKILEILEKRLGVSKNDEHNYEIISRRLMKDYRMGKIGKFFLEIPKN from the coding sequence ATGAATATAAACTGGTATCCAGGGCATATGAAGAAAACGAAGGATTTGATTGTAGAAAATCTCAAGATAATTGATGTTGTGATTGAGATTTTGGATGCAAGGATTCCAATTTCTAGTAAAAATCCAGATATTTCAAAGTTGGCGAATAATAAGAAAAAGATTATTGTTCTGAATAAAGTGGATTTGATTGATAGCAAGGAATTAAAAAATTGGGAAGATTATTTTTTGAAAAATAATTTTTCTGATTATTTTGTAGCTTTGAGTGTAGAAAAAGGGACTAATTTTAATGAACTACGAAAAATTACAGATAAAATTTATGCTGAGAAATTGGAAAAAATGAAAAAAAAAGGACTTCGTAAAACCGAAGTAAGAGCTATGATTGTTGGGATTCCTAATGTTGGAAAGTCTAAATTCATTAATAAATTTGTGAATAAAAATAAAGCAAGAGTTGGAAATACTCCAGGATTTACACGTGGTAAGCAATGGATAAAAATTGATGAAAAATTGGAACTGTTGGATACACCAGGGGTTTTGTGGCCAAAGTTTGAAGATGATGAAGTGGCTTATAATTTAGCAATCACTGGTTCAATAAAGGATAATGTATTGCAGTTAGAACAAGTTGCTATGAAATTTTTGGATAAATTAAAGGATTTGGGAAAAATAGATAATCTTGTAAAAGTGTATAATTTGGAAGAATATATAACTAATGAGGAAATTTTGGAATTCGAAAACCATAAGATACTGGAAATTTTGGAAAAACGGCTTGGTGTTTCTAAAAATGATGAACATAATTATGAAATTATTTCGAGAAGGCTTATGAAAGATTATAGAATGGGGAAAATAGGTAAGTTCTTCTTGGAAATCCCTAAAAATTAG
- a CDS encoding cellulase family glycosylhydrolase, giving the protein MKRFIIAVLLLIFMSFSIMAENTGNVSFSVSEIKSNNDILLKCSNMAGENAQGTGITENNGNNIFLKCINSETGSENIIGTNKISSQNILLKCLNTSESTEDELTKDVNTAEKLLKCSNIVRIIKIDELSQIESANAVQLKCSNTVTNNIVLKCSGTSENLLKKETTINSGTVNTAEKLLKCSNIVKVIDGNKVFSDNLGNYDAVILNCTDTTEKNSNIIGNIAQPKVNIGSLGGNIGGKVPVGPIIGGVAGASAVGAIAGGIGHHKGGGKGGNPGHQNGRNDGGKDDNPKKQKKDDTKIHNVKGIGIQPVNPFWRSNLREAEDSYSKIAGAGFQWVRITASWHRIQSSKNGRYDWQDIDDAVALAKKYNLKVLMQISGAPEWATGADKLSAAEKNALNARKIWVASFAPLPQYNNEFSNFVSALVKRYAPKGVIDYEFWNEPGNPEFWHDTIQNPRPNPEHYTDLLKIAYTAAHDAHNDVNVMAGGMTVGASNSTTGYVGPMEFLERMYRAGAKGYFDGLSHHPYGIYARTFRDNGWANMIGDVVAPGGGEKTLYQIMSEHGDGNKKIWITEVGIDAAYPGVEETKQANVISKILDQYQKSNIYGPLIFYQAKDRKPYITSGILDRDSNGDGWLDVNIDTNGDGVPDANIDTDHNGRPDILDAADPENYFGIWKSDGTEKKAVDVIRRFINNNHPAPSPTPAPLTNGCDSATDASGQWKSVKCWEFKGRNIPSDWVSKRIINHLGSHLTYLPSSISLDGDHAILTTRRHCVNRKGDPLTDANATTGVCPAGKVTQYSSGRLESGNIVDASKPFRAEIRAKMNWNHLQGMRTALWMQKQRNDVDTPACKVPGGNAPYGSLLILEWFSSTPSYAWPATNISCYYSQVNHEWTPRGFTHRLENIVGGHTTSLTHEWHVWAIEFDGTKVRYYMDGRLIPVVHYRIKDAQRISVVDNTRYDQYGNYLSTMPDEDFSKLNIPSALVKQGFENDRWHFIINDYVEWEPALNPPSEHSPFPVQTTEIDYVRLYQK; this is encoded by the coding sequence ATGAAAAGATTTATAATTGCTGTACTGCTCTTAATTTTTATGAGTTTTTCGATAATGGCTGAAAATACAGGCAATGTGTCTTTTTCAGTAAGTGAAATAAAATCAAATAATGATATATTGTTAAAATGTTCAAATATGGCAGGGGAAAATGCACAAGGAACTGGAATAACTGAAAATAACGGCAATAATATATTTTTAAAATGTATAAATTCTGAAACTGGCAGTGAAAATATTATTGGAACAAATAAAATAAGTTCTCAAAATATATTGCTGAAATGTTTAAATACAAGTGAAAGCACGGAAGATGAACTGACAAAAGATGTAAATACAGCTGAAAAGCTTTTAAAATGTTCAAATATAGTTAGAATAATTAAAATAGATGAATTATCTCAAATTGAAAGTGCCAATGCGGTACAGTTGAAATGTTCAAATACAGTAACAAACAACATAGTTTTAAAGTGTTCAGGTACATCTGAAAATCTTCTAAAAAAGGAAACAACGATAAATAGTGGAACAGTAAATACAGCTGAAAAGCTTTTAAAATGTTCAAATATAGTTAAAGTTATTGATGGAAATAAAGTTTTTTCAGATAATTTAGGAAATTATGATGCAGTAATATTAAACTGTACAGATACAACAGAAAAAAACAGCAATATTATTGGCAATATCGCGCAGCCAAAAGTAAATATAGGATCATTAGGAGGCAACATAGGAGGAAAAGTTCCTGTAGGGCCTATTATTGGCGGAGTGGCAGGAGCTTCTGCTGTCGGAGCGATTGCTGGTGGAATTGGCCATCATAAAGGTGGCGGAAAAGGTGGAAACCCTGGACATCAAAATGGCAGAAATGATGGTGGAAAAGATGATAATCCTAAAAAACAAAAAAAAGATGATACAAAAATTCATAATGTGAAAGGAATTGGAATACAGCCTGTCAATCCATTTTGGAGAAGTAATCTTAGAGAAGCCGAAGATTCTTATTCCAAAATAGCAGGGGCAGGATTTCAGTGGGTAAGAATTACAGCTTCGTGGCATAGAATCCAGTCTTCAAAAAATGGAAGATACGACTGGCAGGATATAGATGATGCTGTTGCTCTTGCCAAAAAATATAACTTGAAAGTCTTAATGCAAATAAGCGGTGCTCCCGAATGGGCAACAGGAGCAGACAAACTTTCAGCTGCTGAAAAAAATGCGTTAAATGCAAGAAAAATCTGGGTTGCTTCGTTTGCACCACTTCCACAGTATAATAATGAGTTCTCAAATTTTGTAAGTGCATTAGTAAAAAGATATGCTCCAAAGGGAGTAATAGACTATGAATTTTGGAATGAACCAGGAAATCCAGAATTTTGGCATGACACTATTCAAAATCCTAGACCGAATCCTGAACATTATACTGATTTACTAAAAATAGCGTATACAGCAGCGCATGATGCTCATAATGATGTAAATGTTATGGCAGGTGGAATGACGGTAGGTGCTAGTAATAGTACAACAGGATATGTTGGACCTATGGAATTTTTAGAAAGAATGTACAGAGCTGGAGCAAAAGGCTATTTCGATGGTTTATCACACCATCCTTACGGAATTTATGCCAGAACTTTTCGAGATAATGGCTGGGCAAACATGATAGGCGACGTTGTAGCACCTGGAGGAGGAGAAAAAACATTATATCAGATAATGTCAGAACACGGTGATGGAAATAAAAAAATATGGATAACAGAAGTAGGAATAGATGCTGCTTATCCTGGTGTTGAAGAAACAAAACAAGCTAATGTGATAAGTAAAATTTTAGATCAATATCAAAAATCAAATATATATGGGCCTCTTATTTTTTATCAGGCAAAAGACAGAAAGCCTTACATTACTTCGGGAATATTAGATAGGGACAGTAATGGCGATGGATGGCTTGACGTAAATATTGATACAAATGGAGATGGTGTTCCTGATGCGAACATTGATACTGATCATAATGGACGTCCTGATATACTGGATGCAGCAGATCCTGAAAATTATTTTGGAATTTGGAAATCAGACGGCACTGAAAAAAAAGCAGTGGATGTAATCCGAAGATTCATTAATAATAATCATCCGGCACCATCACCTACTCCAGCTCCACTTACAAATGGATGTGATAGTGCAACTGATGCTTCGGGACAATGGAAGAGTGTAAAATGTTGGGAATTTAAAGGCAGAAATATTCCTTCTGACTGGGTAAGTAAAAGAATTATCAATCATTTGGGTAGCCATTTAACTTATTTGCCAAGCAGTATCAGTTTAGATGGTGATCACGCAATACTTACTACACGACGTCATTGTGTTAACAGAAAAGGCGATCCTTTAACTGATGCAAATGCAACTACAGGTGTATGCCCTGCAGGTAAAGTTACTCAGTATTCAAGTGGTAGACTAGAATCTGGCAATATTGTAGATGCCTCTAAACCGTTCCGTGCAGAAATACGTGCCAAAATGAATTGGAATCACTTGCAAGGAATGCGTACGGCCCTTTGGATGCAGAAACAGCGAAACGATGTGGATACACCTGCCTGCAAAGTTCCTGGTGGAAATGCTCCTTATGGTTCATTATTAATTTTGGAATGGTTTTCAAGTACTCCTAGTTATGCATGGCCTGCAACTAATATCAGCTGTTATTACAGTCAAGTCAATCATGAATGGACACCGCGTGGCTTTACACACCGTTTGGAAAATATTGTTGGTGGACATACTACGTCACTGACACATGAATGGCACGTTTGGGCAATTGAGTTTGATGGAACAAAAGTACGTTATTATATGGATGGAAGGTTGATTCCTGTGGTTCATTACCGTATTAAGGATGCTCAACGTATCAGTGTAGTTGATAATACTAGATATGACCAATATGGTAATTATCTTTCTACTATGCCAGATGAAGACTTTAGCAAGCTGAATATTCCTTCTGCTTTAGTTAAACAAGGATTTGAAAATGATAGATGGCATTTCATTATTAATGACTACGTGGAATGGGAACCGGCATTGAATCCACCTTCTGAGCATTCTCCGTTCCCAGTTCAAACTACAGAGATTGATTATGTTCGATTGTATCAAAAATAG
- a CDS encoding transporter substrate-binding domain-containing protein, which produces MRKIKLLLGILLMLILAVSCGNKTNAGKKRVIKVGTDGVYAPFSFKDESSGKLTGYDVEVIQEVGKRINADIEFTTVPWDSIFLGLESKRYDIIANEIEKTKEREEKYIFSDKYLVSAAQIIVKEGENNIKTLKDLEGKRVISAVGSNYSKTVEEYNKTAAKKIDLNYFDGGITLTLVEIAQGKADATLSDRLVVSYYKKQQGDKVQLVGEPLSTTPTFFLFRKDSEELRNEVNKALAEMRADGTLAKISEKWFGGDYTK; this is translated from the coding sequence ATGAGAAAAATTAAATTATTGCTAGGAATCTTATTAATGCTGATTCTAGCAGTATCCTGTGGAAATAAAACGAACGCTGGAAAAAAAAGGGTTATAAAAGTAGGTACAGATGGAGTTTATGCCCCATTTTCATTTAAGGATGAAAGTAGCGGGAAATTGACAGGATATGATGTTGAGGTTATTCAGGAAGTTGGAAAAAGAATAAATGCAGATATTGAATTTACAACTGTTCCTTGGGATAGTATATTTCTGGGACTAGAGTCAAAAAGATATGACATTATTGCCAATGAAATTGAAAAAACTAAGGAAAGAGAAGAAAAGTATATTTTTTCTGATAAATATTTAGTTTCAGCTGCTCAGATTATTGTAAAAGAGGGAGAGAATAACATAAAGACTTTAAAGGATCTGGAAGGTAAAAGAGTAATTTCAGCAGTTGGAAGCAATTATTCAAAAACTGTTGAGGAATATAATAAAACAGCTGCTAAAAAGATAGATCTTAATTATTTTGACGGTGGAATTACATTGACATTGGTAGAAATAGCACAAGGAAAGGCAGATGCAACATTGAGCGACAGACTTGTGGTAAGTTACTATAAAAAACAGCAAGGAGATAAGGTTCAGCTGGTAGGAGAGCCTTTGAGTACAACACCGACATTTTTCTTATTTAGAAAAGATAGCGAAGAATTAAGAAATGAAGTGAACAAAGCACTTGCTGAGATGAGAGCCGATGGAACTCTTGCTAAAATATCAGAAAAATGGTTTGGCGGAGATTATACGAAATAG